The genomic interval TGTTCTGGCCAACTCCAGGGTTCTTCATCATGGGCGTCTGACACAAACTTCAGGGCTTCCATCTTTGTGATTTCCCTGTGGGCTCTAGAGCCCCACAAGAACTCAAATTCAAGGGGATTAGTGCCATACACCGGCCAGTACTCCAAGAATTGCATGCACACAAAGTCAGTAGTGAGGAGGTTCCTTGTGTTCCCAAAGAGGTTGTTGTTCCTCTGAGGCTCATCCCACATATCAACTTTTATCAGTAGATCCCAAATGGAGTCTTCTCTTGCTCGGTTCCCATTCAAGAGAATGTGGCCTAGGACTAGGGCCAGAAGACCTGCTTTTGGCATATCCAGAGACTCTGCTATCCTATCAGTGGTCAGGGAACCTCGTTTGCTGATTAAATTGTAGGTGTCAGCCTGGGGATCAATAATTCTCAGGTTCAACCCAAAGACCCGGTCCAGGTGAGCTGAAGCTCGTCTGAGGATCTCAGGGAACTGATCTGAGTCCTCTCTGAGAAACTCCAGCATCTCGGACTGCTGGATAGACCCCTCAGTCTGGCTTTTCATTCTCATGAAATTCACCAAAGCAATCGATCTGTCTTCTAGAGGGTCATGGACCCTGAGCGCCCCCAAACGTCTGGACTGCTCGTTGATCAGGACCTCCAGGTCATTCTGGTCCTGAACAGCCTGGGCAGTGTTGACACACTGAGGGTTGATTGGCGCCTGAGGGCACTGGGGGGCATCTGCGACTAGCAAGGAGGTGGGGGACCCCGAGGCGTTAGTAGCTTGTATTTCACCCCGGCCGTCGCTGTAATCTGCAGTGATCTCCGCGCTACAGTGGCGTGCATTCAGGCTTACCAGAGACATGGTTCCAGGAGACAGGAGCGGGAACAGTGAGATCAGCGATCAGTCAGAGAAAGGACCGTAGGAGTGTTGGTACCTCGGCACAAAGCTGAAGCCCGAGACGCTGGACCTGGAAGGATCAAAAGTGAGATCTGGTGCGAAGAGCGATCTTTCTATACAAGCGCTGGCCAGCAAAGACTGCAAGCCTCAGCGGTTAGTTTTGCTGCAGCCTACGCAGGCTCAGTCAGGCTTTGCACCGTGGTGGCCACGCCCCACTCCCTGTCTTCCACCCCTTGTCTCTCATTCCCGCCCCCTCACCTCTGAAGGGCAGGCTAAGCTGGTTGAAATGGTTGCTAGTAAAGTCGAACTTGTTAGTGAAGAGACTTCAAGAAAGGGAGTAACAGATATAGATAGCTAAAGGGTCAAGGAATGAGGAGCCTTCAGTGATGCTCTCTCCACTTGAAGTTTTTCTTTGGGGCATAAAGCACCATTCTAACGCGGTAGAGGattcagagaggagaaagaggaggagcaggaggtggaggaaggaaggaggaggatgcTTACCATGAGAATTATTTTACAGATTCATTAAAACATCCAATCACTCAACAGACATTTACTGACCACATGCCACATGCCAGGCGCAGTGCTGTACATCAGAATACAAACATAGTGATTTTCCCTTTTTGTGTGGAACTTACCTTCTGGGGTAGGTTCAAACAATgttcaaaataatgagagctaaCACTTCTGAAGCACTATATGCTGGCACTGCTTCTAGAGCATTCACTTTTTTTCATACTAGTTCATATAATGCTGGCTATTAGGTAGGTACTCTTAAtgttcctcattttacagataaggaaactgggtCAGGGAGGTAAATTTACCTTTCCAAAGTTAAGCAGCAATAAACAAAAGAGACCACTCAGGTCTATCAGTCTCAAGCATATGTATTTTCTCTCACACAGTCTTATCTTTAACCTTATTTATTAAACACGACTcataaaatagatgaaaatagGTGCTCTGATGGTCAATTAACATGTGATACAAACACAGAAGTAAGTGATGAATTGCAGCTTAGTCTGGGGTATGTTGGGTTGCAGGCAGTTTCCAAGAAAGCCTCAAGAAGGAGTTGAGCTCTAAGTGATGAATAAATGGGAAGGGTTTATAGTAGTATTCTAACCTGAAGTAACAGCAACAGGAAAGGTCTAGAAGAGAGTAGGTACAAAAGTTTGTGTAACAGCCACTCACTCAGGGTGACTAGAGCCAGAGTGTACTAGAATGTGGAGGAGATGAGGGTGAAGGTGGCTAGACAGTAAGGactggattttctgttcttcatttAGTATATCAAAGCTTGTTGAGGCCCATAGGGAAGGAATGGCAGCACCAGAATAGAAGCTATTTATTTAGAgggtttatgtatatgtgtatgtacaagCACACATTTGTGTTTGAGGAGgcataatccaaacactttggccAGGAAGAGGGGAGTCAGATCCTTTATTTTCTGAGAGTACTACTAAAATAGTTGGGCTAAAGCATAGCTGTAGTCCTGGACTTCAATCAAGTTGAAGACTATGATGGTTGCACTTTTAGGTGGAGCAttggaaagagaaaagatttatATAGGTTGCCATCTGCAGTCACAATTGAAATTCTTCCTTAAATTCTTGATGGTAATGAATACTGTTACATTTTCTGTAACATTGCATTCAGTAATCTTACTCCCTGGAATTCCTTCAGAGGCCACTGTCTTCTCTTCACATGTGGAGGTCACTCACCTCTGACATTATCTACATCCCAGGTGCTTTCTTCAGTACCAAAATAGGTAGCTCAGGGTCATGAATTTGGTCAAACTAGGCTAAAGAGATCAGTGTTTACAAAAATGAATGTGCATATTCTACAAGGTAGAAATGTGTAGTTTGTATGCTGATCCATTTTTGGGAGAACGTTGTAGAAACCAGCACCATCTTCCAAGCTGCTACAAAGGTATGATTAAGGTCAGATCTGATGGGGTCCATCACTCTGGTCTTTACCCTTCCCCAGAAAGGCTCCTGTTCCTTGTCTTCAGTGAGTGCTTCCCAGGGGCAAATTCAGATAGGATCTTTAATCTCTCCagttataaacaaaaacaaatcaaaacaaacaaattggTACATTTTCCTTTGAAATGCATCTCAGTTTGCCTTGAGTTGAACCTCCTACTACTCCCGCCATGTAATAAAGGAAAGCAATACTGAATGGTAGTATCTTATCTCTGAAATGACATCCTGATCCCATTCCACAGCACTGAAACGCTTAATAAGTTGATCCCTGCTTGGCTCTCTATCTTCACCTTTATTTCCCAGCACATCCTTCCATGATAATCTTATTCCTGGCCATATTGACCTACACTTCTCGTCTTAGCTAATTCTATTCTACAAGTTTCTAAAAAGTTCTACTTATTgttaaatgaataacaaaaatcTGTATCTGTGACTGTGACATATGGCATGTTTTTCACTCtttaaatataatgtaaaaaagataggataatggtctccattCTGAACTCTTTTTGATGCTTCCAGACCTACTCTTTatacttttcaaatatatatatatatacacacaattattTCCcgaataattttaacaaaatgttttttacTTTAATACTGAAAAAATATGGCATACACAAAGTAAACACATCATGAATGTAGAGCCTGATAAATTATGACAAATTTAACATACCATCTTACCGTGATGCCACTTAAGAAATAGACCATTACCAGCATTTCAGAGGCTCCCATGACACTTCCTCACAATCGCTTTCCTCTCATATTTCCTGAGAGAAAACCCCTGTTTAGACTTCTGACATCACAGTTTTGCCTCCACCTAAACTTTAACTAATATTAGTAGAATTATAcatcatatatttctttatagttcTCTTTTTCCGATAAAATTTTACACTATGTTATTTATCCATTTTGTGTATAACAGCAGTTAGTTCATTATCATTCCTATATAGTTTGCACTGTATAAATATGTACCACAACCTGTCTTGTcaaccattgatggacatttgccTTGTTTCCCATTtgtgactattataaataatgctgctgttaactttttgcacttttattttagcttatgtgtatatttatgttgAAAATAAGTCCATGAGTAAAATTACTAGGTTATAAGTATGTATAGTTTTAGTTTTCATATATATTACCAGagagtttttcaaaattcttgCATCAATTTATGCTTCCTGTAGAgtataagaatttctttttttaaattgattttattttactttaagttctgggggacctgtgcagatcttgcaggattgttgcataggtacacactggCCATGGTTGTTCACTCCCTTCATTCTCCCGTCACCtaaatcaggcatttctcccaatgtataactccctaacctccccacacttcactgtccctccccagtcccccaacccccaacagaccccactgtgtgatgtttccctccctgtgcccatgtgttcttattgttcaactcccacctatgagtgagaacatgcagtgtttggttttctgttcttgtgtcagtttgctgagaatgatggtttccagattcatccatatccctaccaaggacatgaactcatctttctatggctgcacagtattccatggtgtatatgtgccacattttctttatccagtctatcattgatgggcatttgggttggttccaggtgtttgctattgtaaacagtgcctcaatgaatatatgtgtgcatgtgtccttataatagaacgatttctAATTcattgggtttatacccagtaatgggattatggggtcaaatggaatatctatttctagatccttgaggaaccgccacactgtcttccacaatggttgaactaatttacactcccaccaacagtgtaaaagtgttcctatttccccacatcctctccagcatctgttgtctccagattttttaatgatctccattctaacaggcatgagatgttacctcaatgtggtttgtgatttgcatttctctaatgaccaggtatgttgagcattttttcatatgtttgttggctgcataaacatcttctcttgaaaagtgtctgctcatatattttgcccacttttgagtgggtttatttggttttttttttcatgtaaatcttctttatttctttgcacattctggatactagccttttgtcagatgggtaaactgcaaaaattttttcccattctattggttgccagttcactctgatgattttttcttttgctgtgcagaaacggttaagtttaattagatctcatttgtctgttttgacttctgttgccattgcttttggtttttcagtcacgaagtccttgcctatacctatgtccttaatggtataGTCTAGgctttcctctagggtttttatggtggtaggtcttatgtttaaatctttaatctatctggagttaattttagtgtaaggtgtgaggaagcAGTCCAGTTTccgttttctgcatatggctagacagttttcccaacaccatttattaaacagggaatgctttccccattgcttgtttttgtcaggtttgtcacagatcagatgattgta from Callithrix jacchus isolate 240 chromosome X, calJac240_pri, whole genome shotgun sequence carries:
- the MAGEE2 gene encoding melanoma-associated antigen E2, encoding MSLVSLNARHCSAEITADYSDGRGEIQATNASGSPTSLLVADAPQCPQAPINPQCVNTAQAVQDQNDLEVLINEQSRRLGALRVHDPLEDRSIALVNFMRMKSQTEGSIQQSEMLEFLREDSDQFPEILRRASAHLDRVFGLNLRIIDPQADTYNLISKRGSLTTDRIAESLDMPKAGLLALVLGHILLNGNRAREDSIWDLLIKVDMWDEPQRNNNLFGNTRNLLTTDFVCMQFLEYWPVYGTNPLEFEFLWGSRAHREITKMEALKFVSDAHDEEPWSWPEQYNKALEADKTKERSLTAGLEFWSEDTMNDKANDLVQFAISVTEELLPIHQDELLAHTGKEFEDVFPNILNRATLMLDMFYGLSLIEADTSEHIYLLVQQPESEEEQVLLESLGRPTEEYVMPILGLIFLMGNRVKEGNVWNMLRRFNVDVGRKHAITCKLMRQRYLECRPLSYSNPVEYELLWGPRAHLETTKMKVLEYMARLYRKRPEDWPEQYREAMEDEEARAKSEANAMFFLGPM